A single region of the Melopsittacus undulatus isolate bMelUnd1 chromosome 10, bMelUnd1.mat.Z, whole genome shotgun sequence genome encodes:
- the ASXL1 gene encoding polycomb group protein ASXL1 → MKEMKQRRKKERTWAEAARLVLENYSDAPMTPKQILQVIEAEGLKEMSGTSPLACLNAMLHSNSRGGDGLFYKLPGRISLFTLKKDALQWSRNLSVPEGEELEDTADAESCESNEASTVSGDNDVSLDETSSNASCSTESLSKGPATTRESHRTASQATKQKKKTGVMLPRVVLTPLKVNGAHMESASGFTGRHADGESSSTSSSSSSSLALCKATLRSRTEINRDPPQLLRGIRKPTAGQMKRNRGEDIDFETPGSILVNTNLRALINSRTFNALPSHFQQQLLYLLPEVDRQVGADGLMRLSGSALNNEFFTHAAQSWRERLADGEFTHEMQVRIRQEMEKEKRVEQWKEKFFEDYYGQKLGLKQEESQEQSLVQEDAENRTGLSAPAEARLPRGPAARQRDGRFRKRSRADLRCRARRSLYKLREPEQVEASKEAAAVGQEPSAQKETQPEADPKKDEPSPSPAALQPESSDLPLSAETSKLHSKAEDPSLAAANRIPSLPQENSAPEPKDQKRKCFEEAASASFPEKKPRLEDRQSFRNTIESVHPEKPQPTKEEPKVPPIRIQLSRIKPPWVVKGQPTYQICPRIIPSTEPPSRGRAGARTLADIKARALHARAQREAAAAIGGGGGPGGGRGPDEGGGGGEANGRSGHRRSKRAHGKRSADLQRAQLLPPARVSADALGAAAHPISSTQDSLSSRSQGSGAQECTAGAQPGDGSPKGQFYGALTASSCKEESPEQPHCDPRTEIPSCVASQEGQSAQLKSVAPAVNGLSCSRVQGAVISPTGDGAVSGLGGAAAPALQLGYHSDVKEHSSGCPAPLPAPSSGSSECHEPGMVSRFRFNGSEVFAEKCVTDRDGSKAGTAGVEEANPVLGDLAHLQAEEGSDGKLGNGEQNAEAVVRASLHGDFVSQNRIDTSETHEQPQERSPSTGPENTLQPLRETQELKTSGDEEVQSTHSETTDTASDFEGDIADESEVMDGCCRSTSCREVAGEDTSCHGSTERVISKSGADNPACVRDLPAVTAMGTASPSQRQGPHTPLPQKAASARSVSSVETNNPLVTQLLKGSLPLEEVLPGSHTSVKLEAAQPPLAKPSETLSLKVESGGSCCFGAESPPDIGMKTSALSRSDDFHSMRSSTDPQNKCGSGAPLPGAEDVEVGSVAENPPTAGSALSCPEQLATVGSASQKPEDPGPRERTFSACSFEEQKELPKVPRVAQHNPLASVTTKTSPKGLNTSTEPRFLSPTVTSLGPNQTGGASVNTNYAGAQGKKLFGSGFPCNASVRLHHPRVLDQAPVIGTLSPSKQTLDKSCAPGEGITAARGEWASKQHPSTMGGRRNENVVSGSPGKGNAENQKELSEPLQSIPLGTDLPFFRFPTREAGKGHGHPLEPSSIPSQLNIKQAFYGKLSKLQLNSTSFNYSSSAPAFPRSLAGSVMQLSHKANFAASRNSALSVQMFADSSSVDEISFKCSCSLKAMIMCKGCGAFCHDDCIGPSKLCVLCLVVR, encoded by the exons TGGCACCTCTCCCCTGGCCTGCCTCAACGCCATGCTCCATTCCAACTCCCGGGGAGGTGATGGGCTCTTCTACAAGCTGCCCGGACGCATCAGCCTCTTCACCCTCAAG AAGGATGCCTTGCAGTGGTCTCGGAATCTGTCTGTGCCGGAAGGGGAGGAGCTGGAGGATACAGCAGATGCAGAAAGTTGTGAGTCCAATGAAGCAAGCACTGTGAGTGGTGACAATGATG TGTCTCTTGATGAAACCTCCTCTAATGCCTCGTGTTCCACTGAATCTCTGAGCAAGGGACCTGCTACGACCAGGGAGAGCCACCGAACCGCATCCCAG gcaaccaagcaaaagaaaaagactggTGTAATGCTGCCACGTGTTGTCTTAACACCACTGAAAGTAAACGGGGCACACATGGAGTCTGCCTCTG GCTTCACGGGGAGGCACGCTGAcggggagagcagcagcacatccagcagcagcagcagctctctggcCCTGTGCAAAGCCACCTTGCGCAgtagaacagaaataaacagggaCCCTCCACAGCTGCTGAGGGGGATCAGGAAGCCCACGGCTG GGCAAATGAAACGCAACAGGGGAGAGGATATTGACTTTGAAACACCCGGCTCCATTCTTGTCAACACCAACCTGCGAGCTCTGATAAACTCCAGAACCTTCAATGCGCTCCCGTCacacttccagcagcagcttctctacCTCCTTCCCGAAGTTGACAGACAG GTTGGGGCTGATGGGCTGATGCGGCTCAGCGGCAGCGCGCTCAACAATGAGTTCTTCACCCATGCGGCACAGAGCTGGAGGGAGCGCCTGGCTGATG GTGAATTCACCCATGAAATGCAAGTTCGCATTCggcaggaaatggaaaaggaaaagagagtgGAGCAATGGAAAGAGAAGTTCTTTGAGGACTACTATGGACAAAA GCTGGGCTTGAAGCAGGAGGAGTCCCAGGAGCAGAGTCTGgtgcaggaggatgctgagaaCAGGACAGGCCTCTCTGCTCCAGCGGAGGCGAGGCTGCCACGAGGGCCTGCAGCGAGGCAGAGGGACGGGCGCTTCCGCAAGCGCTCCCGGGCTGACCTGCGGTGCCGGGCCAGGAGGAGCCTCTACAAACTGCGGGAGCCGGAGCAAGTGGAGGCTTCCAAAGAGGCTgcggctgtggggcaggagccatCAGCACAGAAAGAGACACAGCCTGAGGCAGACCCGAAGAAAGACGAGCCGAGCCCttcacctgcagcactgcagccagagagctCCGACCTGCCCCTCTCTGCAGAGACCTCCAAGTTACACAGTAAAGCGGAAGATCCATCATTGGCAGCTGCAAACAGGATTCCCAGCTTGCCCCAGGAGAACTCTGCTCCGGAGCCCAAGGACCAGAAGAGGAAATGCTTTGAGGAGGCTGCCTCCGCCTCCTTCCCCGAAAAGAAGCCCCGGCTTGAAGATCGTCAGTCCTTTCGTAACACAATTGAAAGTGTTCACCCAGAAAAGCCACAGCCTACTAAAGAGGAGCCAAAGGTCCCACCCATCCGG ATTCAACTTTCACGTATTAAACCACCCTGGGTGGTTAAAGGTCAGCCCACTTACCAGATATGCCCCCGCATCATCCCCAGCACGGAGCCCCCCAGCCGCGGCAGGGCTGGCGCCCGGACACTCGCAGACATTAAAGCCCGGGCCCTGCACGCCCGAGCCCAGCGCGAAGCCGCCGCTGCCATCGGGGGTGGAGGGGGTCCCGGTGGGGGGAGAGGCCCagatgaaggaggaggaggaggagaagccaaCGGCCGCTCCGGGCACAGGAGGTCAAAGAGAGCTCATGGAAAGCGCTCGGCAGATCTGCAGCGAGCACAACTACTGCCGCCCGCCCGTGTGAGCGCGGATGCTCTGGGGGCTGCTGCACATCCCATCTCTTCAACACAAGACTCCCTCTCCTCAAGGAGCCAGGGCAGTGGTGCTCAGGAGTGCACTGCAGGTGCTCAGCCTGGGGATGGCTCACCCAAGGGGCAGTTCTATGGTGCTTTGACTGCGTCATCCTGCAAGGAGGAGAGCCCTGAGCAGCCCCACTGTGACCCACGGACCGAAATCCCATCTTGTGTTGCGTCACAGGAGGGGCAAAGTGCACAGCTGAAAAGCGTGGCTCCTGCAGTGAACGGTCTGTCGTGTTCCCGGGTGCAGGGAGCTGTGATCAGTCCTACAGGCGATGGGGCTGTGTCGGGACTcgggggtgctgctgcccctgcctTGCAGCTGGGTTATCATTCTGACGTAAAGGAACATTCCTCGGGGtgtcctgctcctctgccagcaCCATCCTCGGGCAGCAGCGAGTGCCATGAGCCAGGAATGGTCTCGAGATTCAGATTTAATGGCTCTGAAGTGTTTGCAGAGAAATGTGTCACTGATAGAGATGGCTCCAAAGCAGGGACTGCTGGAGTGGAGGAGGCCAACCCTGTGCTGGGGGACCTGGCACatctgcaggcagaggaaggCAGCGATGGCAAACTGGGCAATGGAGAGCAGAATGCAGAGGCCGTGGTGAGAGCCTCTTTACACGGTGACTTTGTTTCTCAGAACAGGATAGACACCTCTGAAACACATGAGCAACCACAGGAGAGGAGCCCCTCAACAGGACCAGAAAACACACTTCAGCCATTGAGGGAGACCCAGGAGTTGAAGACAAGTGGAGATGAGGAAGTGCAGAGTACACACAGTGAAACGACAGACACTGCTTCAGACTTTGAAGGTGACATAGCTGATGAGAGTGAGGTGATGGATGGATGCTGCAGAAGCACCAGCTGTAGGGAGGTGGCTGGGGAAGACACCTCCTGCCATGGCAGCACCGAGAGGGTTATATCAAAATCAGGGGCAGACAACCCGGCCTGTGTCAGGGACCTCCCTGCAGTGACAGCAATGGGCACTGCATCTCCATCCCAGAGACAGGGACCACACACCCCACTGCCTCAGAAAGCAGCTTCCGCTCGGTCCGTGTCCTCTGTTGAAACCAACAACCCTTTGGTGACGCAGCTGCTTAAGGGGAGCCTTCCTTTGGAGGAAGTTCTCCCAGGATCCCACACCAGTGTGAAGCTGGAAGCTGCGCAGCCACCCCTGGCCAAGCCATCAGAAACCCTCTCCCTGAAGGTGGAGTCAGGAGGCAGTTGCTGTTTTGGAGCAGAGTCTCCTCCAGATATAGGAATGAAGACGAGTGCCCTGAGCAGGAGCGATGACTTCCACTCAATGAGGTCTTCCACAGATCCCCAGAACAAGTGTGGATCAGGGGCACCATTGCCTGGAGCAGAGGATGTGGAGGTTGGGTCTGTTGCAGAGAACCCTCCCACAGCTGGCTCAGCTTTaagctgcccagagcagctggcaACTGTGGGAAGTGCTTCTCAGAAGCCTGAAGATCCAGGCCCTCGGGAAAGAACCTTTTCTGCCTGTAGCTTTGAGGAGCAAAAGGAGTTGCCCAAGGTCCCTCGGGTGGCACAGCACAACCCGTTAGCAAGCGTCACCACAAAGACAAGTCCAAAGGGGTTGAACACCTCCACTGAGCCTCGGTTTTTGTCTCCAACTGTAACTTCTCTTGGTCCAAATCAGACAGGAGGTGCCTCGGTCAACACAAACTATGCTGGAGCTCAAGGCAAGAAGCTCTTTGGTTCTGGCTTCCCTTGCAACGCCAGTGTTAGACTGCACCACCCCAGGGTTTTGGACCAAGCTCCCGTCATAGGAACCTTGTCCCCCAGCAAACAGACTCTGGACAAGAGCTGTGCCCCAGGGGAGGGAATAACGGCTGCAAGGGGGGAATGGGCTTCAAAGCAGCACCCCAGCACcatggggggaaggaggaacgAGAACGTGGTGAGTGGCAGCCCAGGCAAGGGGAATGCAGAGAACCAGAAGGAGCTGAGTGAGCCCTTGCAGAGCATCCCACTGGGAACGGACTTGCCGTTCTTCAGGTTTCCAACACGGGAAGCAGGAAAAGGCCACGGTCACCCTTTGGAGCCTTCTTCCATCCCCTCACAGCTCAATATCAAACAGGCATTTTATGGGAAGCTTTCTAAGCTGCAGCTCAATTCCACCAGCTTTAATTATTCATCCAGCGCTCCAGCCTTTCCCAGAAGCCTCGCTGGGAGCGTGATGCAGCTGAGCCACAAAGCGAACTTTGCTGCCAGCCGGAACTCGGCCCTGTCTGTGCAGATGtttgctgacagcagcagcgTTGATGAGATCTCCTTCAAGTGCTCCTGCAGCCTGAAAGCCATGATCATGTGCAAGGGCTGCGGCGCCTTCTGCCACGACGACTGTATAGGACCCTCCAAGCTGTGTGTATTGTGCCTTGTGGTGAGATAA